The Paroceanicella profunda genome segment CAGGCCGATGGCCAGCAGCGCGAGGGCGAACCCGGCCAGGCTGGGCTCGACGCCCGGCCACAGGATGGCGAGAGCGGCGGCCAGCCGCAGCGCCATCTCCCAGGGCTCCAGCCGCCGCGCATCGAAGCGCGACAGCGCCGTGGCGATCATCCAGGTGGCGCAGAAGAAGCACAGCACCGCCCAGGCGAGCCCGCCCGCCGTCACCCCGTTGATGATCAGGATGTCCGGGTGGTAGACGAACAAAAACGGGATGATGAACCCGGCGATGGACAGGCGCAGCGCCTCGAACCCGGTCTCCATCGGCTTCGAACCGGCGATGGGCGCGGCGGCGAAGGCCGCGAGCCCCACCGGCGGGGTCACCACCGAGAGCACGCCGAAATAGAGCATGAAGAGATGCGCCGCGATGGTCGGCACCCCCAGCCGCTCCAGCGCCGGGCCCATCACCAGCGCCACGATGAGATAGGCCGGCGCCGAAGGAACGCCCATCCCCATCACCAGGCAGCCCAGCATCACCAGCACCAGGCTCAGGAACAGGCTGTCGCCCGAGAGCGCGAGGATGCCTTGCGCGAACTGCAGCCCCACCCCGGTCATGTTGATCACCCCGATCACCACGCCGATGGCCGTCACGATCACCATCAGGGTGGCCGAGGTGCGCCCGGCCGAGACCAGCGCCGCCCACCAGGCCGAGGGTCGCCGGAACGCGGGAAACAGCAAAAGGCACATCCCGCAGGCCACCCCCAGCGCCGACACCCCGGCGAACTGCGCCGTACGCCCCTGCACCAGCAGCGCGATGATCACGCAGAGCGGCAGGAAGAAGGCGAGGCTCTGCAGCCAGTCGGCCCGGGTGATGCGCTCCCGCTCCGCCTTCGGCGTGGGGCGGATGCCCATGCGGCGCGATTCCACCAGCACCACCATGAACAGGCTGGCGTAGTAGAACACCGCCGGCAGCGTGGCCGCCACCACGATGGAGAGATAGGGAATGCCGGTCACGTCGGCCATCAGGAAGGCCACCACGCCCATCACCGGCGGCATGATCTGCCCGCCCGTGGAGGCCGCGGCCTCCACTGCCCCGGCGAATTTCGGCCGGAAGCCGGCGCGCTTGATGATCGGGATGGTGAAGATGCCGGTGGAGACCACGTTGGCCACCGCGGCACCCGAGATGGTGCCGAACAGCGCCGAGCCCACGATGGAGGCATGCGCCGGCCCGCCGGTGAAGCGCCCGGTGGCGGCAAAGGCGAGCTTGAGCAGCACCGCCCCCGCGCCGGAGGATTGCAGCACCGCGCCGAACACGATGAACACCAGCACCACCCGGCTCACCACCTCCACCGGGCGGCCGAAGGCGCCGTCGGTCGAGTACCACAGGTTCTCGGCCACGCGCGTCCAGCTCTCGCCCGCGCCGAACAGGCTGGCGGGGGCCAGGATGTAGCCCAGCAGCGCCACGTAGACGAGCAGCATGGGCAGGCCGAAGCCGCGCCAGGTGGCGTAGCCGATGATGGCGAAGGCCAGCCAGCCCATCATCAGCCGGGTGTCGGAGATCTCGATGAAGAACTCCTCCTGCTCCAGCATGATGCCGAGCCAGCGCCACAGCAGCCACAGGAACAGGAGGGCGAGGCCCAGGTGCGCGATGTCGCGCAGCAGGTCCCCCGGGCGGTCCGCCGGGGCGCGCGTCTGCCCGAGCAGCAGCACCACCATGCCCAGACCGACGCTGAGGCCGGAGACCCAGGCATTGTCGAAAACCCCGAACGCGGACGTGTAGACCGCCAGTCCCGCAAGGCAGACCGACAGCACATCCGCGCCCAGGACGAAGGCGCGGGCAGGTGTTTTCATGGCCGTTTCCTCCCTAAGGTCGGCGCGGGCGAGGATGCGCTCCCGCCCTTGCCCCGACAATGAGCGATACGCTAACGTGCCGCCTGCCGGCACGCCGCGGCGCCGGGATACGCGGCAGCGGCGGGTGCCGTCGGGCCCGGGCGAGGTTCGCGACACATCCCGCCGGGCGCGGAGGATCGCGCCGGAACTCCGCTTCGAAGCGGCGGGGGCGTGGCTCCCCGGGGACGCGCGGCCGGGCTTCGGGAGGACGGCCACAGGGCAGGTCCGGCGGCTTCGGGCCAGGAATGCGGCCCCGTCCGGGGCACAGGATCGCCAGGTGCGCGGGCGGCGAAGCGGCCGGCGCCTTCGGGGGAAGAGACGGGCATGACCACACTCGAGAACCGCTCGCTGGACCGCGGGATTACCCTGATGGAGATCCTCGCGCGCGGCGGCTCCTGCTCGCTGGCGGAGCTGCACGCCGCCTCGGGCCTGCCGAAGTCCACCATCCGCCGGCTGCTGGGCACGCTGATCGCCCGGCGCATCGTGCGCCGCTCGCTGTCGGACGGGCGCTACCGCATCAACATCACCCTGCCGATGAGCACCGGTGCGCCGATTCCGCCGGGGCTCGCCGGGCTGGTCGACCTCTCGCTGCCGCTGGCGCTCGCCCTCACCCGGCGGGTGCGCTGGCCTTCCGACATCCATGTGGTGGACGGCACGCGGATGCAGATCGTGGAATCCACCCGCCCCGCGAGCCCGTTCCACATCTACCCCGGCCGGGTGAACCGCTGGCTGAACATCTTCGGAACCGCCTCCGGCACCGCCTGCCTCGCGGCGATGAGCCCGGAGGCGGTGATGGAGGTCCACCGCCTCACGGAGGGGGATGAGACCTGGGGGCTCGCGCGCTTCGGCCTCTGCGTCGAGGCCTATCTCGACATCCTCGCGGCCACCCGGGCGCGCGGCTATGCCATCCGCCTCTCGGCCTATCTGGGCGAGACGGTGTTCGACGACGGGCTCGCGGCCATCGCGGTGCCGTTGCTGGAGCGCGGAAGGCCGCTGGGCGCCCTCACGCTGATCTGGCCGCGCCCCCACCTTGACCACGCGCGCTTCGCCTCCGAGCATCTCGACGCCCTGCGCGACACCGCCGCGCAGATCTGCGCCGGGCTTGACCGGGACACCGCACGCACCCCGGCGCCCGCCGAGGCGGCGCCGGGTGCGCGGCGCGGGACCGCGGCTTCCCCGTCACGCGGCTGAGGAGGCCGAAGCCCCCCGCGCGGGGACCTCGCCCGGCCCGTGCTGCGCAGGGCCGCTGCCGCCGGCCGGGACAGGCACCAGCCTCCGGCCCCGGCACGAAACCCACAGCCTCGCCGGACGGCTGCGGACTGCGCCGCGCCCTCACCTGCGCCGCGTCGGCCCGGGGCGGCGCGGGTGCCATCCTCGCCGCCGGTGGCAGCGACCGCCCGTTGCGGCCCCGCGCCGTCAGGCCGGGGGAAGCGTGCGCGCCTTCACCTTCTCGATCTCGCGCAGCATGCAGCGGAAGGCGTCCAGCGCGTCCTGCTCTGCCGGGGTAAGCGGCGTTTTCGGGTCAAAATGCGCGACAAGCACGGCAAGCGCATCGCCGATGCGGCCGAGCTGGCGGCCATAGCTGCCGACGTCCTCCAGCACCGCCTGCTCCACCTTCGGGTTCGCCGAGCGGCCCATGTTGATGGTCACCAGGCTGAAACTGTTGCCGATGGCGCTGATGAAGGCGGACCACTGGCTGAAGATCTGCGAAACATTGCCCGAGAGGGGCATGTGGAATGCGGGCATCATGGCTCTCCGTTCCGGACCCCGCTCCATGCTCCCCCATGCCCGAGCCTGACCGGGAAAGCGCCCCTGCGGAAGACGGCGCGATGCCGCGGAACACAGTTGATGAACAATCGTCACGTCCGCCCGCAAGGGGCTGGAATGGCTACCTTACCGCGAGAACCTCGATCTCCACCAGGAACTCCGGCCGGGTGAAGCCGGTGACGATCATCAGCGTGGACGCCGGGGGCGGCGAGACCTCCGCCAGCCAGGCGTCGCGCGCCGTCATGTAACCGGCCATGTGGGCGCGGTCGGTGACGAATGCATTCAGCCGGATGACCGACGTGCGGTCCGCGCCGGCTTCAGCGAGGATCGCTTCGATATTTCCGAAGCACAGTGCCGCCTGAGCCTCCACGCCCTCGGGCACATGGCCGTCCGGGGCGATTCCGAGCTGCCCGGAGGTGGCGATCAGCCCGCGACCCGGCGGCACCTCGATGCCATGGGAATAGCGCGCGAAGGGCGCACGGATGGTGGCGGGCATAAGGGCTTTCATGAGGGCTGCCTTTCGGTAAAGTGATTCCGCTTGCCCTTCCTTCTCGCAGCCTCGGCGCGCGCCGGGGAAGGCCGGGGCGCGCCTGCCGCGGAATTTCCCGACCATCTGGTCAGGGCTTCAGCAGTTGCGCGCAAAGCCTGACCATTTTGGCGGCAAACCCGGCTTATCCCCGGAAAAATGCCTGTGCGGACTTGTCGACAATTCAACCGGAACGCAGTCTGGCCGGGGTGACAATCAACGGAGGCGAGAATGAGGACAGCACGCATCACGGCAATCATACCGGCCCTGGCCGCCTCGCTGATCGCGGTTGCGGCACAGGCTCAGGATCTGGTGAAAGTGTCCTACGGCACCAACTGGCTGGCGCAGGCGGAACATGGCGGCTTCTACCAGTCCGTCGCCGATGGCACCTACGCGGCCTGCGGCCTGGACGTGACCATCGTGCCCGGCGGCCCGCAGGTCAACAACCGCGCGCTGATGCTCGCCGGCAAGATCGACTTCAACATGGGCGGTGACCTGCTGCAGGCCTTCTCGGCCGTGGAACAGGGCATCCCGGTGGTCAACGTGGCGGCCATCTTCCAGAAACACCCGCAGGTGATCCTCTCCCACCCCGGCGTGGCGGACAGCTGGGAAGACCTCAAGAAGCTCAGGCTGCTGATCGGCGACAACGGCTACCAGAGCTACTACCAGTGGATGATCAAGGCCTACGGCTTCACCGCGGACCAGCGGGTGCCCTACACGTTCAACCCCGCGCCCTTCTTGGCCGACAAGAACACCGGCATGCAAGGCTATCTCTCTTCCGAGCCCTATGTGGTTGAAAAGGAAGGCGGTTTCAAACCGAATGTCTTCCTGATCGCCGATGCGGGCTATTCCAGCTACGCCACCACCATCGAGACCATGCAGGACACGCTGGAGAGCCGCCCCGAAGTGGTGAAGTGCTTCGTCGAAGGCTCCATCAAGGGCTGGTACAACTACATCTACAATGACAGTACGCCTGCCAATGCCCTGATCATGAAGGATAATCCGGAAATGACGCAGGACAAGATCGACTATGCCATCGCCAAGATGAAGGAGCATGGCATTGTCGACAGCGGTGACGCGCTGGAGCAGGGCATCGGCGTGATGACCGAGGAGAAGGTGAAGGACTTCTATGACAAGATGGTGGCCGCAGGTGTCGTCTCGGCGGACCTGGACTGGCAGGCCAGCTTCGTCACCGATTACGTGGGCCACGGCGTGGGCATGGACCTCAAGAAGTAAGCGCGGCAGCCGCGCCCGGGGCAGCCCCCGGGCGCAGGACGACCGGGAGACAGGATGACTTCCCCACTTCACGACACCACCCCGCGCCCCGAGCTGATGAGCGTCAACGGCGTGGGCAAGGTGTTCAACGGCGCCACGGTGGCGCTTCAGGGCATGTCGCTCACGGTCCGGCAGGGGGATTTCATCTCGCTGCTCGGGCCGTCGGGCTGTGGCAAGTCCACCGCGCTGCGGCTGATGTCCGGGCTCTCGCTGCCCACCACGGGCAGCATCCGCTGGGCGGTGCCGCAGGAGCCGGGCAGCCTGGGCGTGGTGTTCCAGGAACCCACGCTGATGCCCTGGGCCACGGTGGAGCAGAATGTCTGGCTGCCGATGCGCCTGCGCGGGGCCTCGCTCTCCTCCGTGCGCGGCGAGATTTCCGAGGCGCTGCGGCTGGTGGGGCTGGACGGGTTCCAGCGCGCCTACCCGCGCGAGCTTTCGGGCGGCATGAAGATGCGCGTGTCCATCGCCCGCGCCCTCGTCACCCGCCCGAAGCTCATCCTGATGGACGAGCCCTTCGCGGCGCTGGACGAGATCACCCGCTTCAAACTCAACAACGACCTGCTCACCCTGCAGGCGGAGCTGGGCTGCACGGTGGTCTTCGTCACCCATTCGGTGTTCGAGAGCGTGTTCCTCTCCGACCGGATCGTGGTGATGGCCGCCCGCCCCGGCCGAGTGCTGCGCGAGCTCGCCGTGGATGCCCCCTACCCGCGCGACGAGAGTTTCCGCACCTCGCCCGAATATGCCGCCCTGTGCCGGGAGGCCTCCGCCGCCCTGCACGACGCGATGGGAGACGCCGCATGACCAGCCTCGCCAATGAGGAGCGCATCCCCGAGATGCTCGACCCGGAGGAGCGCGCCCGCCGCCGGCGCCTCGCCTTCGAGACATGGGGCCGCTGGGTGCTGCCGGTGCTGGTGATCGCGCTCGGCATCCTGGCCTGGCACCTGGTGGTGACGGTGAACAAGATCCCGCATTACATCCTGCCCGGCCCGGTTCTGGTGTTCGAGACCCTGCTGAAGGACTGGGCGCTGCTGCTCAATGCCCTGCTCGTCACCCTGCAGATCACCCTGATGGCGCTGGCCATCGCGGTGATCGGCGGCGTGGGGCTGGCGGTGCTCTTCACCCAGTCGCGGCTGGTGGAGATGTCCTTCTACCCCTATGCGGTCATCCTGCAGGTGACGCCCATCGTCTCCATCGCGCCGCTCATCTTCATCTATGTGGACAACAAGATGGCGGGGCTCCTGCTCTGCGCCTGGCTGGTGGCCTTCTTCCCGGTGCTCTCCAACACCACGCTGGGGCTGAACTCCGCCGACCACAACCTGCGCGACCTGTTCCGCATCTACGGCGCCACGCGCTGGCAGCGGCTGCGCTACCTGCAACTGCCCTCGTCGCTGCCCTATTTCCTCGGGGGGCTGCGCATCGCCGGCGGGCTGGCGCTGATCGGCTCGGTGGTGGCGGAATACGTGGCGGGCACCGGCGGCGTGGGCTCCGGCCTCGCCTTCACCATCCTGGAGGCAAGCTACCGGCTCAACATTCCGCGCATGTTTGCCGCACTCCTTCTGATTGCGGCAACCGGCGTGGTGATCTATGCCGGGTTGAGCTTCCTCAGCTACATGCTGCTGCACAAATGGCATGAAAGCGCCATCCGGCGCGAGGTGTAAAACGTATGGACTTCAGAGACCTTCCCAAGACCGGCTCCTACCGGCTTGAAAACATGCGCGTTCCGGCCTGCCTCACCGGGAGCGGAGAGGGGCTGGTTCCGCTCTCGCTCACCATCGCGGGCGGGCGGATCTCCGACGCGCCGGCCGATGCGGTGCTGGACATGAAGGGGGCAATGGTGTTCCCCGCCTTCACCGACATGCACACCCATCTCGACAAGGGCCACATCTCGCCCCGCGCGCCGAACCCGGACGGCACCTTCCCCGGGGCGCTCGCCACCGTGGGGGCCGACCGGGTGGCGAACTGGAGTGCTTCGGACGTGCGCGCCCGGATGGATTTCGCCCTGCGCTGCGCCTTCGCGCATGGCACCGCGCGCATCCGCACCCATCTCGACAGCCTGCCGCCGCAGGACGAGATCTCCTTCCCCGTGTTCCGCGAGATGCGCGCCGAATGGGCCGGCCGGATCGAGCTGCAGGCAAGCTGCCTCGTGGCCATCGACCGGATGGAGCTGGACGGGCGCTTCCAGCGCACCGCGCAGATCGTGGCCGAGAGCGGCGCGGTGCTGGGCTGCGTCGCCTACCCGATGCCGGGCATCGAGGCGCAGCTCGACGGGTTCCTGAACACTGCCGGGCGTCTCGGCCTCGACGCGGATTTCCATGTCGACGAGACCGGAGACCCCGCCGCCGACGCCCTGCGCTCCATCGCCGAGGCCGTGATGCGCACGGGCTTTGGGGGCCATGTCACCGTGGGCCATTGCTGCTCCCTCGCCGTGCAGGAGGAGGCGGTGGCCCTCTCCACCCTCGACAAGGTGGCGAAGGCGGGGCTGCACGTGGTCTCCCTGCCGATGTGCAACATGTACCTGCAGGACCGGGTGGCCGGCCGCACGCCGCGCTGGCGCGGGGTCACCATGGTGCAGGAGATGAAGGCGCGGGGCATCCCGGTCGCCTTCGCCTCGGACAACACGCGCGACGCGTTCTACGCCTACGGCGATCTCGACATGCTGGAGGTGATGCGCGAGGC includes the following:
- a CDS encoding ABC transporter substrate-binding protein; this translates as MRTARITAIIPALAASLIAVAAQAQDLVKVSYGTNWLAQAEHGGFYQSVADGTYAACGLDVTIVPGGPQVNNRALMLAGKIDFNMGGDLLQAFSAVEQGIPVVNVAAIFQKHPQVILSHPGVADSWEDLKKLRLLIGDNGYQSYYQWMIKAYGFTADQRVPYTFNPAPFLADKNTGMQGYLSSEPYVVEKEGGFKPNVFLIADAGYSSYATTIETMQDTLESRPEVVKCFVEGSIKGWYNYIYNDSTPANALIMKDNPEMTQDKIDYAIAKMKEHGIVDSGDALEQGIGVMTEEKVKDFYDKMVAAGVVSADLDWQASFVTDYVGHGVGMDLKK
- a CDS encoding TRAP transporter permease — translated: MKTPARAFVLGADVLSVCLAGLAVYTSAFGVFDNAWVSGLSVGLGMVVLLLGQTRAPADRPGDLLRDIAHLGLALLFLWLLWRWLGIMLEQEEFFIEISDTRLMMGWLAFAIIGYATWRGFGLPMLLVYVALLGYILAPASLFGAGESWTRVAENLWYSTDGAFGRPVEVVSRVVLVFIVFGAVLQSSGAGAVLLKLAFAATGRFTGGPAHASIVGSALFGTISGAAVANVVSTGIFTIPIIKRAGFRPKFAGAVEAAASTGGQIMPPVMGVVAFLMADVTGIPYLSIVVAATLPAVFYYASLFMVVLVESRRMGIRPTPKAERERITRADWLQSLAFFLPLCVIIALLVQGRTAQFAGVSALGVACGMCLLLFPAFRRPSAWWAALVSAGRTSATLMVIVTAIGVVIGVINMTGVGLQFAQGILALSGDSLFLSLVLVMLGCLVMGMGVPSAPAYLIVALVMGPALERLGVPTIAAHLFMLYFGVLSVVTPPVGLAAFAAAPIAGSKPMETGFEALRLSIAGFIIPFLFVYHPDILIINGVTAGGLAWAVLCFFCATWMIATALSRFDARRLEPWEMALRLAAALAILWPGVEPSLAGFALALLAIGLHRLRAPQIHADKTLPTSGGHK
- a CDS encoding cytosine deaminase, which produces MDFRDLPKTGSYRLENMRVPACLTGSGEGLVPLSLTIAGGRISDAPADAVLDMKGAMVFPAFTDMHTHLDKGHISPRAPNPDGTFPGALATVGADRVANWSASDVRARMDFALRCAFAHGTARIRTHLDSLPPQDEISFPVFREMRAEWAGRIELQASCLVAIDRMELDGRFQRTAQIVAESGAVLGCVAYPMPGIEAQLDGFLNTAGRLGLDADFHVDETGDPAADALRSIAEAVMRTGFGGHVTVGHCCSLAVQEEAVALSTLDKVAKAGLHVVSLPMCNMYLQDRVAGRTPRWRGVTMVQEMKARGIPVAFASDNTRDAFYAYGDLDMLEVMREATRIAHLDHGADDWVRAFTTTPDAACRFASPGLTPGAPADMVITRARSWSELFSRPQADRIVIRSGRQIDRTLPDYAELDALMETA
- a CDS encoding RidA family protein, whose product is MPATIRAPFARYSHGIEVPPGRGLIATSGQLGIAPDGHVPEGVEAQAALCFGNIEAILAEAGADRTSVIRLNAFVTDRAHMAGYMTARDAWLAEVSPPPASTLMIVTGFTRPEFLVEIEVLAVR
- a CDS encoding ABC transporter permease; protein product: MTSLANEERIPEMLDPEERARRRRLAFETWGRWVLPVLVIALGILAWHLVVTVNKIPHYILPGPVLVFETLLKDWALLLNALLVTLQITLMALAIAVIGGVGLAVLFTQSRLVEMSFYPYAVILQVTPIVSIAPLIFIYVDNKMAGLLLCAWLVAFFPVLSNTTLGLNSADHNLRDLFRIYGATRWQRLRYLQLPSSLPYFLGGLRIAGGLALIGSVVAEYVAGTGGVGSGLAFTILEASYRLNIPRMFAALLLIAATGVVIYAGLSFLSYMLLHKWHESAIRREV
- a CDS encoding helix-turn-helix domain-containing protein, whose product is MTTLENRSLDRGITLMEILARGGSCSLAELHAASGLPKSTIRRLLGTLIARRIVRRSLSDGRYRINITLPMSTGAPIPPGLAGLVDLSLPLALALTRRVRWPSDIHVVDGTRMQIVESTRPASPFHIYPGRVNRWLNIFGTASGTACLAAMSPEAVMEVHRLTEGDETWGLARFGLCVEAYLDILAATRARGYAIRLSAYLGETVFDDGLAAIAVPLLERGRPLGALTLIWPRPHLDHARFASEHLDALRDTAAQICAGLDRDTARTPAPAEAAPGARRGTAASPSRG
- a CDS encoding ABC transporter ATP-binding protein, with the protein product MTSPLHDTTPRPELMSVNGVGKVFNGATVALQGMSLTVRQGDFISLLGPSGCGKSTALRLMSGLSLPTTGSIRWAVPQEPGSLGVVFQEPTLMPWATVEQNVWLPMRLRGASLSSVRGEISEALRLVGLDGFQRAYPRELSGGMKMRVSIARALVTRPKLILMDEPFAALDEITRFKLNNDLLTLQAELGCTVVFVTHSVFESVFLSDRIVVMAARPGRVLRELAVDAPYPRDESFRTSPEYAALCREASAALHDAMGDAA